A portion of the Faecalibacterium sp. I3-3-89 genome contains these proteins:
- the clpB gene encoding ATP-dependent chaperone ClpB, with product MNTNQYTQKTLEALQAAQQLAVEYQHNALEPEHLLHALATQEQGLIPQLLQKLNVDAGSFSAAVAEKLSAMPRVSGSGRDPDKVYISQATDKVLSAAAREAKAMKDDYVSVEHVFLALLDEQTQNTSELFRAFSITKDKFLQQLTAVRGNQRVTNDNPEDTYNALQKYGQDLVDLARKQKLDPVIGRDQEIRNVIRILSRKTKNNPCLIGEPGVGKTAIAEGLAQRIVRGDVPENLKDRIVFSLDMGALVAGAKYRGEFEERLKSVLNEVKKSEGKIILFIDELHTIVGAGKTDGAMDAGNLLKPMLARGELHCIGATTLDEYRQYIEKDPALERRFQPVQVDEPTVEDTISILRGLKERYEVFHGVKISDNALIAAATLSDRYITDRFLPDKAIDLVDEACAMIKTEMDSMPSEMDDLAHRITQLQIEQVSLKKETDALSQSRLKDLEKELAELQDKFRSMKAKWENEKNAIGKVQSLREQIEQTNAAIEKAQREYDLNKAAELKYGKLPQLQKELEEEEKVAAAKKEDSLLRDRVTDEEIARIVARWTGIPVEKLVEGEREKLLHLDDVLHKRVIGQDEAVTKVSEAILRSRAGIANPNRPIGSFLFLGPTGVGKTELAKALAQALFDDERNMVRIDMTEYMEKFSVSRLIGAPPGYVGYEEGGQLTEAVRRKPYSVVLFDEVEKAHPDVFNILLQVLDDGRITDSQGRTVDFKNTVIILTSNLGSDIILNDLEQRRAEGSNELSADARKQIDLLLKSKFRPEFLNRLDEIVYYKSLTKDETRKIVDLQLEDLRHRMDEGKHLKLDVTTAAKDFIIDSSYDSVYGARPIKRFIQSRVETLIAKAIIQGSYPEGATLTVDYDGTSLVLR from the coding sequence ATGAATACCAATCAATATACCCAGAAGACCCTTGAGGCTCTGCAGGCCGCACAGCAGCTGGCTGTGGAGTATCAGCACAACGCACTGGAGCCGGAGCATCTGCTCCACGCTCTGGCCACGCAGGAGCAGGGCCTGATCCCTCAGCTGCTCCAGAAATTGAACGTAGACGCAGGCAGCTTCTCCGCCGCTGTGGCCGAAAAGCTCTCTGCGATGCCCCGGGTGTCCGGCTCTGGCCGCGACCCCGACAAGGTCTATATCTCGCAGGCCACCGATAAGGTGCTGAGCGCTGCCGCCCGCGAAGCCAAGGCCATGAAGGACGACTATGTAAGCGTCGAGCACGTCTTCCTCGCTTTGCTGGACGAGCAGACCCAGAACACCTCTGAGCTGTTCCGTGCCTTCAGCATTACAAAGGATAAGTTCTTACAGCAGCTCACTGCCGTCCGCGGCAACCAGCGCGTGACCAACGATAACCCCGAGGACACCTACAATGCCCTCCAGAAATACGGTCAGGATCTGGTCGATCTGGCCCGCAAGCAGAAGCTGGACCCCGTCATCGGCCGCGATCAGGAGATCCGGAACGTCATCCGCATCCTGTCCCGTAAGACCAAAAACAACCCCTGCCTCATCGGTGAGCCGGGCGTCGGCAAGACGGCCATCGCCGAGGGTCTGGCCCAGCGTATCGTCCGGGGCGACGTGCCCGAGAACCTGAAGGACCGCATCGTGTTCAGCTTGGACATGGGCGCTCTGGTGGCCGGTGCAAAGTACCGCGGCGAGTTCGAGGAGCGCCTGAAGAGCGTCCTGAACGAGGTAAAGAAGAGCGAGGGCAAGATCATCCTCTTCATTGATGAGCTGCACACCATCGTCGGCGCAGGCAAGACCGACGGTGCGATGGACGCCGGCAACCTGCTGAAGCCCATGCTGGCCCGCGGCGAGCTGCACTGCATCGGCGCCACTACGCTGGATGAGTACCGCCAGTATATCGAGAAAGACCCCGCCCTCGAGCGCCGCTTCCAGCCGGTACAGGTGGACGAACCCACCGTCGAGGACACCATCTCCATCCTGCGCGGCCTGAAAGAGCGGTATGAGGTCTTCCACGGCGTGAAGATCAGCGACAACGCCCTCATCGCCGCCGCGACCCTCTCCGACCGCTATATCACCGACCGCTTCCTCCCCGATAAGGCCATCGACCTTGTGGATGAGGCCTGCGCTATGATAAAGACCGAGATGGACAGTATGCCCAGCGAGATGGACGACCTCGCCCACCGCATCACCCAGCTGCAGATCGAGCAGGTCAGCCTGAAAAAGGAGACCGACGCTCTGAGCCAGAGCCGTCTGAAGGACCTCGAAAAAGAGCTGGCCGAGCTGCAGGATAAGTTCCGCAGCATGAAGGCAAAGTGGGAGAACGAGAAGAACGCCATCGGCAAGGTGCAGTCTCTGCGCGAGCAGATCGAGCAGACCAATGCCGCCATCGAGAAGGCCCAGCGCGAATACGACCTGAACAAGGCCGCCGAGCTGAAATACGGCAAGCTGCCCCAGCTGCAAAAAGAGCTGGAAGAAGAGGAGAAGGTCGCCGCCGCCAAGAAGGAAGACAGCCTGCTGCGCGACCGCGTGACCGACGAAGAGATCGCCCGCATCGTGGCCCGCTGGACCGGCATCCCCGTGGAGAAGCTGGTGGAGGGCGAGCGCGAGAAGCTGCTGCATCTGGACGATGTGCTCCATAAGAGGGTCATCGGCCAAGATGAGGCCGTCACCAAGGTGAGCGAGGCCATCCTGCGCAGCCGCGCCGGCATCGCCAACCCCAACCGCCCCATCGGCAGCTTCCTCTTCCTCGGCCCCACCGGCGTCGGCAAGACCGAGCTGGCAAAAGCTCTGGCACAGGCCCTGTTCGACGATGAGCGGAACATGGTGCGGATCGACATGACCGAGTATATGGAGAAGTTCAGCGTCAGCCGCCTCATCGGCGCGCCTCCGGGATATGTCGGTTATGAAGAGGGCGGCCAGTTGACCGAGGCCGTCCGCCGCAAACCCTACAGCGTCGTGCTGTTCGATGAGGTGGAAAAAGCTCACCCCGATGTCTTCAACATCCTGCTGCAGGTTCTGGACGATGGCCGCATCACCGACAGTCAGGGCCGGACGGTGGACTTCAAGAACACTGTCATTATCCTGACCTCGAACCTCGGCAGCGACATCATCCTGAACGACCTTGAGCAGCGCCGCGCCGAAGGCTCCAACGAACTGAGCGCGGACGCCCGCAAGCAGATCGACCTGCTGCTGAAGTCGAAGTTCCGCCCCGAGTTCCTGAACCGTCTGGACGAGATCGTCTACTACAAGAGCCTGACGAAGGACGAGACCCGCAAGATCGTGGACCTGCAGCTGGAAGACCTGCGCCACCGGATGGACGAGGGCAAGCACCTCAAGCTGGACGTCACCACCGCCGCCAAGGACTTCATCATTGATTCGTCCTACGATAGCGTCTACGGCGCACGCCCCATCAAGCGGTTCATCCAGAGCCGTGTGGAGACCCTTATCGCCAAGGCCATCATTCAGGGCAGCTACCCCGAGGGTGCGACCCTGACCGTGGATTACGACGGCACCAGCCTCGTGCTCCGCTAA
- the cysK gene encoding cysteine synthase A has translation MSKIYTSADQLIGHTPLLELTRIEKDENLSAKLLAKLEYFNPAGSVKDRIAKAMIDDAEASGKLKPGSVIIEPTSGNTGIGLAAVAAAKGYRIIIVMPETMSVERRQLMKAYGAELVLSEGAKGMKGAIAKADELAKEIPNSFIPGQFVNPANPKAHIATTGPEIWDDTDGKVDIFVAGVGTGGTVTGVGQYLKSKTPGVKVVAVEPASSPVLSKGTAGAHKIQGIGAGFVPDVLDTKVYDEIIAVENEDAFAVGRLIGHKEGVLVGISSGAAVWAAIQLAKRPENAGKNIVVLLPDTGDRYLSTPLFAE, from the coding sequence ATGAGCAAGATCTATACTTCCGCAGACCAGCTGATCGGCCACACCCCGCTGCTGGAACTGACCCGCATCGAGAAGGACGAAAACCTTTCCGCCAAGCTGCTGGCAAAGCTGGAATACTTCAACCCCGCCGGTTCCGTCAAGGACCGCATCGCCAAAGCCATGATCGATGACGCCGAGGCCTCCGGCAAGCTGAAGCCCGGCTCCGTCATCATCGAGCCGACCTCCGGCAACACCGGCATCGGTCTGGCCGCTGTGGCTGCCGCCAAGGGCTACCGCATCATCATCGTGATGCCCGAGACCATGAGCGTCGAGCGCCGCCAGCTGATGAAGGCCTACGGCGCAGAGCTGGTGCTCAGCGAGGGTGCAAAGGGCATGAAGGGTGCCATCGCCAAGGCCGATGAGTTGGCAAAAGAGATCCCCAACTCCTTCATCCCCGGCCAGTTCGTCAACCCGGCCAACCCCAAGGCCCACATCGCCACCACCGGCCCTGAGATCTGGGACGACACGGACGGCAAGGTGGACATCTTCGTGGCCGGCGTCGGCACCGGCGGCACTGTGACCGGCGTGGGCCAGTACCTCAAGAGCAAGACCCCCGGCGTCAAGGTCGTGGCCGTCGAGCCTGCCTCCTCCCCCGTCCTGAGCAAGGGCACCGCCGGTGCACATAAAATTCAGGGCATCGGTGCCGGCTTTGTGCCCGACGTGCTGGACACCAAGGTCTACGACGAGATCATCGCCGTGGAAAACGAGGACGCCTTTGCTGTGGGCCGTCTCATCGGCCACAAGGAGGGCGTGCTGGTGGGCATCTCCTCCGGCGCTGCCGTCTGGGCTGCCATCCAGCTGGCAAAGCGCCCCGAGAACGCCGGTAAGAACATCGTCGTCCTTCTGCCCGACACCGGCGACCGCTATCTGTCCACCCCGCTGTTTGCTGAATAA
- a CDS encoding RrF2 family transcriptional regulator, with amino-acid sequence MIVSTKGRYALRVMIDLAEHRTEKYVPLKEVAARQEISEKYLENILKVLVQNGFLEGLRGKGGGYRLTRDPDQYTVGEVLTLTEGSLAPVSCLAQGAAPCRRMSSCRTYDMWKGLDDLIEDYFSHITIADLASPEEAGNDYVI; translated from the coding sequence ATGATCGTTTCCACCAAGGGGCGCTATGCGCTGCGTGTGATGATAGATCTGGCCGAGCATCGGACGGAGAAATATGTCCCCCTGAAGGAGGTCGCCGCCCGGCAGGAAATCTCCGAAAAATACCTCGAAAACATCCTCAAGGTGCTGGTGCAGAACGGCTTCCTCGAGGGCCTGCGGGGTAAGGGCGGCGGCTACCGCCTGACCCGTGACCCCGACCAGTATACCGTCGGCGAGGTGCTGACCCTTACCGAGGGGAGCCTCGCACCGGTGAGCTGCCTTGCACAGGGTGCGGCTCCCTGCCGCCGGATGAGCAGCTGCCGTACGTATGATATGTGGAAGGGCCTTGATGACCTCATCGAGGACTACTTCAGCCACATCACCATCGCCGACCTTGCCTCGCCGGAAGAGGCGGGCAACGACTACGTCATCTGA